The window TCTCTTCCGACCACTGGCGCCACTCAGATCCCAGCGCCCCACCACCGACGcccaaacaagaaaaaaaagttacagaatCTGAAACTAATAAAGTGAGTCACAAACTCTTCTTTCTAATTTTGTGTAGGTTTACATCTTTTAAATGAATGGTTGATTTCAGATGGGTTCTAGAATGAACCATGGGATATTTTGGGCAATTGAAGAGAAACGTTGGAGTGAGGGTGTTTTGgtgggtttttttatttatatttttttattttttctttttttaatgaaagaatAGTGGTGACGGGGGAGAGAGAcgcgacttgtgccatgtggaTATGGCGTAGAAAGAGTTGTCCTTTGTAACCCCGGGAAAATAGGTAGATTTTTAAGAGTGAAGCGACTTGAGGCCATGTGGCATTTctaatgattttatttatttggaaaatgataatgagggttgtcattaacagcttattacatgcataaaatgtagtactttatatatcaataaccgtgTCCTGAATTTTCGCAAAACAATTtgaattttaatgcatcaaattaattaatattgaaagtgcggtcattaacaaaactcttatTTTAAAACCTCCATATTAAAAAAAGGCTTACATTGCATGGGGGATCGGAAAAGGTATTCGTATGCGAGCTAGTCAAACGAAAAGAGGATGAGCTGTGTGGGTCGCCGGTTCGCCCATCCGGTGCGGTGTTCCGGGCGAACCCAGGGCGAACTCGCCGATGTGGCTAGAGGTTCGCCCTTTTCCTTCTCCCGCTCCTTTCGGGCTTAATGACTCGGTAGTAAAAACTAATTATGATAAAACCACAAAAAAACACGGTATTGAATTATATATGCTACAAGTTATCATTTCAGTAATAAgactatctaataaaatatatatagatgcaGCCCAACTAGTACTTGTAGATGAGATGCGCTGCTTAGTAATAGCCACTATCGAAGTCATGACCACCGACCCACCACTTATAGGCCACAATCCACCGACCCGTTGTTTTTCACCTAGGTGAACCCTGACCTGTTACAGATGGTTTTATACACATAGTTAAACTAAGTACCAGTTGACTTAAGTATTTTAAAACTTGGCTAATTAAACGGATAGCCCGGAAGTCATGCATTTACCTCTTTTTGATACAGATTGGGTTTGATTTGTTGGTTGTGTAACAGTGGTTTTCATTGGGGagtaaaagaaaaggaaatgtgAGGGTATCAGCAAGATTATTTGCATACACAGATCATTGGGTACGCAAGTGGCAACCAACTGCAGACTCAAGGTTCCTTTATAAACACAATATAAGATACAATATCATTTCCTTTCGAATTTATCAATTGTTGTCATTCAATAATTGTATTCTTCTAGAAGTATAAATAAGTCAACAAAAACATTCTTCATTTGTTTACAAGCGTGTAAAGAGTTTGTGATTTTTAGTTAGGAACCTTCGAATTTTTCATTAATTTGATGGTGCAGTCAATATAGGACCCTTAGAATAAAAAAACTCTTGAATAACATAATATATGatacaaaatattatttttattcgaATTTGTTAATTGTTATCGGCATTCAACACTTGTTTCCTAACTGTATTAAAAAGTcaacaaaaactttttttttttttttgtttagaagTGTGAAAAGAGTTTATGAAAGAGAAAGCATCTTTGTTTGTAATTAGGATTCATATTTATGTCGTTGTGGTTGTGATTTAGTTATTTCCTCTTCCTTCCTTTCTACCTTCAAATCTTCAATCATTCATATTCTATATCTTCTGTGCTCTTCTATAACTACTATATCATGTACTCTTCTATATCTTTCAACCTCTGCACATCTGTTATGTCCCGAGAAGAGTATTTTGACAGTATTTGGATCCCATTTGAAGAGTTAAAATCAGCCACCAACAATTTCGATGATAAAAATCTTCTCTCACAAACTTCTTCCACAAATATATACAAAGGACAACTCATGCAATCGTCACGAGAATTCATCAACATTGTTGTACGGATATCTATGCGACGACACATTGCAAACAACGAGATTATTATGCTAAAAGATCTCAAGCATGAAAATGTTGTTCCTACTTTTAAAATATGTGGGACGGCTGATACTCTAGTGATCATAAACAAGCACGAGGTGAATGAGAGCCTAGACAAACATCTAAGTAATAGCTCAACACTCAGTTGGATGCAGAGACTGCATATATGTGTTGGTATAGCACGTGCATTGTGTTATCTTCATCATGATGCCGAAGCGAATCATAGTGTGATACACGGTAACATCAAGAGCTCTAAAATTTTACTTGATCACCACTGGGAACCCAAGTTACATGGTTTTGGCTTTGCTGTTAGAGCTAGAAGAAATCATCTGTACCTTACAGATATATACAATGGCtcattattatatatggatCCAGCATTTGAAACCACGGGAGGTTTGACAAATAAGTCAGATGTCTTCTCTTTTGGTGTTGTTCTGTTTGAAGTCCTGTTTGGAATGGTAGCATCATTTGTTCCCACTCCAGATCACTATGATAATTGGTATTTTGCTCGAATGGCCCGAGCTAGTTATGAAGAGAAGACACTGGATGATATGATCCATTTCGATCTCCAAGAACAAATGAACCTGGAATCGTTTAACATCTTCTCCGAGACAGCTTATTTTTGCTTAAAGGAGGAGCGGTCACAACGGCCAGATATGAACAAAGTTCTCCAACGACTTGAGCGAGCATTGGAACTTCAATACAAGCATGATCAAAGTCTTGTTTTATCCAACCGCTTGAAGGTAATGGTTTGATTTCATTAAGGTTAAAATGATTGTCGTTAATAATAACTTAGGATGTATATTTTTACCGCATATCGGGTTACAACATGGTAATTACTCAGGATGTATATATTTTCCACTTCAATTCTCTTTGCCCTTTTCCCTCCCTTGATAATATGTTGAGGTTTGTTAtgattttatgataaataaGACATGTACTGTTAATTATCTTTATACCTAAGGGGTAAATGAACAACATTTTAAATCATGTTAATTTCAATCAACATTTACACGCATACCTAATTTTGGGCCTAGTCTGTGCAAGACTTATGATTCTAAATACGTGGGTATATTAAAGTAACACAATGTGCATAACTttgcttttatttttaacaCATAATTTTGCAGGTGAATATTTTGGATCACTTAAGATTTCGATTGAGTGATATACAGCTGTCGACAGACAATTTTTCTGATGCATATCGTATTGGATCCGGTGGATATGGTGCAGTGTACAAATCAAAACCTGGCTCTTTTGACGGCATATGTTCGTCAACAGCCACAAAAGGCGAGAGTCAAGCTGAATTTCCAGAGAAGCGTAACACAATAGCTATTAAACGTCTATTTCGTAGGGTAGACGGGCAAGCAGAACAAGGGTTCTTAGCGGAAATTGAACTTCTTAGCAAATGTAAGCATCCAAATATAGTTTCTCTTATTGGCTTTTGTAACGAAGAGCAAGAGATGATTCTAATTTACGAATATGCTTCTAATGGAAGCCTCGAAGATTATTTGGGAAACAGTGATAAGATTACTAATCTTACTTGGGCTCAACGTATAAAAATATGCATTGATATTGCATATGGATTAGAATACCTTCACAAAGCTACAGAAGACAAAGAATGCATGATTCACAGAGATATAAAGAGTGCAAACATTCTATTGAATGATAAGTGGGAGGCAAAGATTGCAGATTTTGGGCTCTCCAAGCTACACCCAACATATAACCAACATAGCACCCTCATCAGTGGTAATATTGGCGGTACCCAAGTTTACTTGGATCCAGAATATCTGGAAACAGGTAAGTTGAAAACTCAATCAGATATCTACTCTTTTGGAGTAGTTTTGTTTGAAATAATGTCTGGTAACTTGGCATATGACAAAATGTACAATACAACGGGCCTTCCATTAATGGCACGTCAATGTGTTAATGACAAAACTATAGAGAAGTTGGTAGATCCACAGTTGAAGGAAGCTTATGGAGATAATTCTGGGCCAAATGATGGGCTCAATCAGGATTCATTGtacacattttcaaaaatagcAAGTCAATGTGTGGCCAAAGCTCAGGTTGAACGTCCAACAATTGATTTCGTCATCAAAGAACTTGAGAAATCGTTGAACCTTCAAGTaagtaattttttcattttacctttttttcttttcatcatgATTTGATCTTTCAAAGGGAATATTCTATTCACCACATGAACCTACTATTTTTATATGACAATAGATAATTAGTGAAACATAAAGACATGTCTTGGATAATTAAAGAAACTTTGAAGTGGATATCTAAATCATTAGAGTTATACATTATAGCTTAGATTGTTGTGATTCACAGAATTATGGGAACGACAACCTCCAAATTTCACTTGAAGCCATAAAACTAGGCACACAAAATTTCAATGACTACAACTGCATTGGGAAAGGAAGATTCTGGAGGCTATATGGAGGAGAAATTTTATTTGAAAGTTCTACTGTTCGTACCCCCATTGTTGCAAAGAGATTTGCGTCGGATGAAGGAAACTCTCAATTCATGAGAGAGCTGAAAATTCTTTTTGAGTGTAAGCACAAGAATATCGTTGGTCTCGTAGGGTATTGTAAGGAAATGGGTGAAAAAATCATTGTTTGTGAGCATGCGTCTAACGGAACACTCGATAAGCATTTGGACAATCCTGATCTTACATGGATGAAACGCCTCAAGATAGGCCTTGATGTTGCAAGGGGATTGGAATATCTACACACAGGTGGCATTACAAAAGATACTCGGATACTACATAGAGACATCAAAAGTAGTAGCATTCTACTTGATGTTGATTGGAGGGCTAAACTTTCTAATTTCGAGGAGTTTTCATATGATATGGAACGCAAGATGCTTAAAcatattgatgatgataatgcATATGGCTCACTGAGCTACTTAGACCCACGGTACAAAAAGTGGGGTTTTTTTGATAAATGGTCAGATTTGTATTCATTGGGTGTGGTTTTATTGGAAATGATGTTAGGGAGACTGACTTGTGTAGAGGAAATTGAGGAATTTTCTTTGGCCAAAGTGGATGAGAGGATATTTGAGGGTATAAAGGAACAAATTGTGCCACGATCATTAGATGTATATTCTGCCATCACCTTCAAATGCTTTGAAGATTATGGTCATTCTCGGGCAGGTGCTAGTGAGTTGGTTGAACAACTTACGTTGGCATTGGCATACCAAGTAAGTGCATTGTTTTCATACTTCTACAAAATTAGTAATTATCttttgtcaatttcattcctaTCCAGATATGATCTACAACTGTATAGTAAATTCCAGATTTTATgatcaatcaattaataaagTATACTACTATAAGTgcatatatctataaatattatgtttgtatacattTCTAAAAAATTAGATCAATTATTGGCACTCAATATCTTCACACTTTCTTTAGGTTGAGAAAATGAATTCATGTGTCAAACATTGATCTCCACATTTATAAGTGCGTACATACATATAATCTGTACAATGACAATGTTAGTTATCTAGAATTCAAAAATGTAAACATTTTGCATTCATTTATCTATACTAGCTTATAAAAATTCTAACCCTCTTCCTTTTTTggaaatagttaaaaaaaattttgagaCATTGGAAATGACTTAATTGCCCTTAATAACCTCTTGAAGGAAAAATTAACCAATTTacctttaattaactaatttacaCCCTAAACCTTTATCAACGAATTTATACTTTAAagtcttatcttttaaaatatctcaactactacctttacattaactacatttacatcaacctacatcaCTCGAagctaccaccaccaccactagtcACCGCCACTAGCGGACCGTCGTCATCGTCGTCGCATTACGTCGGTACCATGTTACTAAATGCAAATAagttaacaaaatatatacaccTTTTAAAATTATCTAAGAAAAGATGTGTAAAAATGGATATTGGCTGCGTTGTTCTTTTCCAAACAGATAAACAAACACACAGAAAATCCCAAAATGTACAAAAATCGAAATGCAATTCATTATTTGTGATTAATCTAAAAGCTGTTTTTAGTTaggtatttacttattttttaaaaataaagtattcatTAGTTAGTACCAAAATAAAGGCAATACATATTCAAGTAATGGTTTAATTGTTTGAAATATAGGGGGATTATGAGATATGGAGGCCCAAACTCCCCATGGACTAtgaaaaactattatatatgtCAGGTGTTCCCATTATTTCGGGAAGGTTTAAGGATGTTTACGACATGCTATGCGATGGATTCCTCTTTCAAGAAGGCAAATTGGTACTATAgctataatgatatatattctataagatatctttttttaataagatcattattataatataatatttggatATAGATTAAAGACGAAAAAGTTAAACGGACAAGgcatttcattatttcattattattgttatatagtATAAAGATGATCGATTAGGAGACAATAGAAAAATTATATGCATTTATTTTGTTTGACTAGTTTCATCTTCTCACATAGAGAAATGTAAGTAAGTAAATGATATGATCCAACATCGGcgaagtatgggattggttgatCGTTTATAAGTCAAGGtgcccctcctcctttgagctagcttgggagtgagttctacactaAGCTTATGGCATcatgcgagcctattatgggatgagttcgtatcaattggtatcagagccagccCTACCTTTCGATGTTCCAACACTCGGAGTGGTGGCTTAGACCCAAGGAGAAGGGTATCAACCGTAaccaacatagccgtgaccaacgaggacgttgactcttcaaagggtggggtattgatatgatctcacatcggccaagtatgggattggttggtggtttataagtcaAGGTCTCCTCTCCttctttgagctagcttttgggaatgagttctacacttagcttatggcatgatgcgAGCTTATTATGGAATGGGTTCGTATTAGTAAACACCCAATGCCATCTTCCATGGATTTtggtcccaatacctcgacgggtATGGGGAAGGTTGAGAAACAAACAGATTTTCTATACCTAGGTAGAGAGTTTAGAGGTTCAATCTAAATGATAAAAAATGACCTCTGACCTTTGCATGGGGTGAGGGTCGAGCCCCTGACTCTATTTTCTCACGTATCTATTTCCTTATCAAAATTTTGCATTATGCATGTTTAACTACATGGGTTGCTTGCCCTTGGAGAGTTGGGCTCCATGTGAATGGATTGGCTCTTGATCCATTATTATATGGATCATAGGCGGAACTACTTTGTAGTTAGGAGGCGGTCTAGATCGATGTAGTGTAATTCTTTTTGAAAAATACTGTTTTTCTTTAGGGATTATTACTTATGGATGTATGTAACTATGACCAATTGTTTAAGTAATGTAAATAACTCGTAAAATGTCTATgccatgtaatgaactttcaaatctcggttattggatgtacctaattaatcaaaaacttacgagtgacagcttatatggttgccacatatactcgggtacatccaataacctagatttgaaagttcattacgtGACACAGACATTTTTCGAGTTATTTACATAACATATACATTTGATCATAATTAGTTACATTCATTGGTAATAATCCCAAAAATTAGTACTGCTGGTCAAAGTGATATGTGAAATGTAACTAActctaaactttaaaagtatTTCCTAACAATAATATTTGTAAATCGGACAACTAAATGAGAAAACTACCAACAAATGTTTAAATTGCTGAAAATCATTACAATCTAGTCATTATGGTTACTTTATGACGATACAATGCTAGTGATAAAAATATGTGCTTCGGGTCAATTTAAATCCTGGTTCTGCCACTGATGGATCAATCCGGATCCATTCATCTACATTTCTTAACCCACTTGCTAGTTCTTTTAAGAGTGTACTAAGCTAACCATGAATGCCACTAAACTTGTCTCAATTACTTTAACTAAATACATATTAAAAGCTAAAATGTTTGCTAAAAGGGATAGTGCATGCACCTCCTTTTAATATTAAGATTTAGCTTGATTTCTTTGCTGTATGATAGTGGTTTTCTTTGTGGAGCGATGGAAAAAGAAATGTAATGATATCAGCAAAGAGATTTTCATACATCAACCATGGATCGTGTAAAATAAGAGTAGTGCCAAAGGCAAGATCTTCTCATTACATAATCAAAAATGGAAAATTTTCAATGGAGATTCCGTGTGGTCAGAAATTGACACCAATACAGACACGCAAGTGGCGATCGAATCGAAAATCGAGGTTCCTTTATGTTTCTCCTCTTCCTTTATATGCATTTTCATAAGGTTAGGAAGTTTTTCTTGATAAGGTAACCTTAGAATAAAAATTGGTGAATTTTTTTAGCTAAACAATTATTACCACTAGCATTATACCCCTGTAATTCAATAAATGGTTTCAAGTGGTTTCGCTTTTTGTATGTGTGGTTAGTTTTTGATGAAACTTGGTGGTTTATGAAGGTTTGTGACAGTCGCACAGAGTAGTGGGTGATTTTTTGATAGTCCTGGCAGTTGTTGGTGGTTTCTAAAATCATTGATCTATTAGAAGAAAACCAACAAACCTTAATGCTAATCGAACCACCCTTGTATCCCTAGCTATTTGTTTATATAGCCTTTTAACTAAACACCATTTGCTCCCTCTTTCTCCAGCATTAACAATCACATCATATAGATTTTATAAGTGGAGATGTCCTAACTTGTTAACGATGATGAAATGAAAGACATACTACATTTTTTTTGGGTGGAAGGAAGTATCAAGTTTATAAATAGAAGCTTTTACGTGGGGAAAAAACAGGTACATAATTCAAAATTTGTGCCATATGCAGGTTTCAGGTAGTAGCAAAAATGTTGGATGTATCGAATCTGAAGGTCCAAATCAAGATAAAACCTCAACTTTTACTTCCTGGAGATAACTATGGGGTTCATCTAGTCTTTAAGTTTCGTGAGCCAGGAAATTGTCTAGCTAAACACATGTATGTGAACCTAAAGTACAAGAGGGGGAGTGACAATCTACATTCGGATTTCGCCACATGGAGAGAAGACGGGTGGATGATGATTGAATTGGGCCAAATCTTAAATTACAAGGAAGATACTGAATTCGAAGTTTTACTGGAGAGCTTTTCGCGAAGCTTCTGTGGAAGTAGCGTCTATATTGAAGGCATAGAGTTTCGGACCATAGAAAATGCAAGTTTCAGACTATAACTAAGTTTTTATTTccaatattttttctttttgttttttgtttgggAACGTGGTAGATAATTCAAGTACAAGTTCATGTccaacattttaagttttaacaaggTAATTTATACAGGTATATGAACAAGATGGGTCTAAAGAGATTGAGAAATATCAGGAAACTCGAGTATATGAAGAAATCAAGAAGCCGAAGGAAGTACAACACTCTCTAGTTGAATCTAAGGAAATAATGAAGTGCCCGGGAAATGCTAACGAGGTTTAAAATATCCTTTTCTATATCTTATGATGTTTATAGAATGTATACTTAACTTACTCTCGTATGATTTGCTGATTAAGTATTCAAGTATCTCAACGTTTGGTAAACAGGGGCTCTTGCTAAAAGAAATACAGTGTGAAAAGATATGTTTAATGCTTTCAGAAATGGAAGCTCCCTACAAGTCTTCGAAAGAAAAGCCTTTTCATTTGAAATATTTAGCTGAGTCGAGGTTTGCTTATTGAACAATCTTCATTTCGTCTTACCTATTTAACTAATGGGTTTCTCCATTTACATATCCCATATATACTGAATATAGTTTTGTAGTAAACTGTCTTTCATAACTGAATTTCTGTTAATTTGTACTACCTTAGTAATGATGTGAAACTTGTAATAATCAATATAaacaaattgaaggaacaaaatCAGCAAAGCATGTGCATTTCATTAACAATACTGATATAAACCAGACCTGAAAATAGCAACAGAATGATAATACCAGTAGAACTGATAAGAATATacagaaaataaagaaagaacaagacaAGATAATCTGGATTAATGCCCCAACGGCCCTAAGTTCCTAAGTACAATTAATCATATTTCTCCATACCTAAACACGGTGGCCTAATGCCCTTATTTAAATAACAGACTCCTAACCAAATTTGTTCATCCCTAACCTAATTTGTTCATCAAGTCActgaaatattattaattataataataataatacggaGCAATAACTAAAAATAGTATCCGGCCCTTAAAAACCTTGACCAATTAGGCCGAGCTTCTCTTTTCAGCTTGATTCGTATCAGATACATCAAACTTTGTCTTTGTGGTTCTCACTTACACTTATGCATTTCAAATACTTGGTATGTActaattataaaacttttacCACTCCACTGATATGGTTTCTAAGATCTTACGAACAGTACTCGGTTTTTAATAATTGTGTACTTACATGATTTATTGTTGATGCAGATTTCAAGGGGAAATTGAGCTTTCAAAGCGACAAGTATTTTGTATTAAGGGCAAGATAGAGAGCCAAACGTTGTCCCCAGCTAAAGATTACATGTGTTATCTTGTATATAAGCTGTCAGAAACATGTAATGGGTTGCATTGTCCTGTGAGAGTAAGGAATGTTTTACAGTGGAAAAACAAAGAGGTTGGACTTATTTGCTTTAGACCTTCAAGCCCATGGAATTCACCTGATACGATTGGGGTTCCAAAAGAAAGGGACGATGGATGGATGGAGGTTTTTGTGTGGAAATTCAACTCAAAATGTGAGCTGAGAAGCAATCATATTCCTATGTATCTGAAATTCATAACTTATGAAGGAACCATGTCCGGCCTTATTGTAAGCAGTCTCGAGATTCGGCCAATGTAAGAGCATCTGTCCGTGTATTCTGCCCATCCCCATGTAGACTGTCACAATACTGATAAGTTTCTAATTTCAAGCATTTTTTTACATTGCATCTTAATAGGtgcaaatatttttaagtttctagagttaattgcatttttggtccctgtggtttgtatgCTTTTACAGGTTTGAGACTTTTTCAGGTTTCTTGGCATTGTTGGTCCCTATTTTTGGGAACCTGAAAAGGTCTCAAACCTGCAAAAGCATACTAACCACATgaaccaaaaatgcaattaactCAAGTTTCTACTTCTGGGTTCTATTTGTATGTCAAATCTTATTTGTTGTAATTGGGTTACTTTGagaatgtatatattatttttcccAAATTGGAATAGTAATGAATTCCCACTTTATATACATATAGCGTTAATATTACACTAAAGCTATGAGCTCGTTATTGTTTCATACATTCAAAGTTATATGTACAGTTCAGGAAAAAGTTGTTTAAGTCAATCCGGATTAGTTGGCTTGTTATTTGGTATATTGGCTTCACAGCTACGTACTGGTGTATGTAACGATTATTTGGTATATTAGCCAGGATTCATACAAACTGTCATTAACAAACTTCGTCACTTTcatttgcttgttttactttatttgtgtTGGTGTGATGTATTTATGTAGAATGAGTCAAGTTAAACATGTACATTGTACATATATTTAGGATCATAATATGTTTGTGAAAGTATTTATATTCCTAGA is drawn from Erigeron canadensis isolate Cc75 chromosome 9, C_canadensis_v1, whole genome shotgun sequence and contains these coding sequences:
- the LOC122580917 gene encoding uncharacterized protein LOC122580917, translated to MYSSISFNLCTSVMSREEYFDSIWIPFEELKSATNNFDDKNLLSQTSSTNIYKGQLMQSSREFINIVVRISMRRHIANNEIIMLKDLKHENVVPTFKICGTADTLVIINKHEVNESLDKHLSNSSTLSWMQRLHICVGIARALCYLHHDAEANHSVIHGNIKSSKILLDHHWEPKLHGFGFAVRARRNHLYLTDIYNGSLLYMDPAFETTGGLTNKSDVFSFGVVLFEVLFGMVASFVPTPDHYDNWYFARMARASYEEKTLDDMIHFDLQEQMNLESFNIFSETAYFCLKEERSQRPDMNKVLQRLERALELQYKHDQSLVLSNRLKVNILDHLRFRLSDIQLSTDNFSDAYRIGSGGYGAVYKSKPGSFDGICSSTATKGESQAEFPEKRNTIAIKRLFRRVDGQAEQGFLAEIELLSKCKHPNIVSLIGFCNEEQEMILIYEYASNGSLEDYLGNSDKITNLTWAQRIKICIDIAYGLEYLHKATEDKECMIHRDIKSANILLNDKWEAKIADFGLSKLHPTYNQHSTLISGNIGGTQVYLDPEYLETGKLKTQSDIYSFGVVLFEIMSGNLAYDKMYNTTGLPLMARQCVNDKTIEKLVDPQLKEAYGDNSGPNDGLNQDSLYTFSKIASQCVAKAQVERPTIDFVIKELEKSLNLQNYGNDNLQISLEAIKLGTQNFNDYNCIGKGRFWRLYGGEILFESSTVRTPIVAKRFASDEGNSQFMRELKILFECKHKNIVGLVGYCKEMGEKIIVCEHASNGTLDKHLDNPDLTWMKRLKIGLDVARGLEYLHTGGITKDTRILHRDIKSSSILLDVDWRAKLSNFEEFSYDMERKMLKHIDDDNAYGSLSYLDPRYKKWGFFDKWSDLYSLGVVLLEMMLGRLTCVEEIEEFSLAKVDERIFEGIKEQIVPRSLDVYSAIELVEQLTLALAYQGDYEIWRPKLPMDYEKLLYMSGVPIISGRFKDVYDMLCDGFLFQEGKLWFSLWSDGKRNVMISAKRFSYINHGSCKIRVVPKARSSHYIIKNGKFSMEIPCGQKLTPIQTRKWRSNRKSRFQVVAKMLDVSNLKVQIKIKPQLLLPGDNYGVHLVFKFREPGNCLAKHMYVNLKYKRGSDNLHSDFATWREDGWMMIELGQILNYKEDTEFEVLLESFSRSFCGSSVYIEGIEFRTIENVYEQDGSKEIEKYQETRVYEEIKKPKEVQHSLVESKEIMKCPGNANEGLLLKEIQCEKICLMLSEMEAPYKSSKEKPFHLKYLAESRFQGEIELSKRQVFCIKGKIESQTLSPAKDYMCYLVYKLSETCNGLHCPVRVRNVLQWKNKEVGLICFRPSSPWNSPDTIGVPKERDDGWMEVFVWKFNSKCELRSNHIPMYLKFITYEGTMSGLIVSSLEIRPM